A window of the Gammaproteobacteria bacterium genome harbors these coding sequences:
- a CDS encoding cytochrome b/b6 domain-containing protein yields the protein METQHSVKIWDLPVRIFHWALVAFFTFSYLSGEEETPLHAWSGYAIITLLIFRLVWGFVGSQHSRFADFVRSPREAVAYAGDTLSGRAKRYMGHNPVGGLMVIALIFSLFATTLTGLVTYGVDEGKGPLGAMKDTRSQPVKYEQLKYSSGLMAVAWADNDGDEEAAGSSVAGTKSYKHEKDSLIKEVHEFFANFTLFLVFIHLLGVAFESFVHRENLVRAMVTGYKPKTIENHSDNLDSSAKQPNP from the coding sequence GTGGCGTTCTTCACTTTTTCTTATCTAAGCGGTGAAGAAGAAACCCCGCTTCATGCCTGGTCAGGCTATGCGATTATCACGTTACTCATATTTCGGCTGGTGTGGGGGTTTGTTGGCTCGCAACATTCTCGCTTTGCCGATTTTGTGCGCAGTCCGCGCGAGGCGGTGGCGTATGCCGGCGACACCTTAAGCGGTCGTGCCAAGCGTTACATGGGTCACAATCCAGTCGGCGGCTTGATGGTGATTGCTTTGATCTTCAGCCTGTTTGCCACCACCTTGACCGGATTGGTGACCTATGGCGTAGATGAAGGTAAAGGTCCGTTGGGTGCCATGAAAGATACCCGCAGCCAGCCGGTCAAGTATGAGCAGCTTAAGTATTCTTCGGGACTGATGGCCGTTGCCTGGGCGGATAACGATGGTGATGAGGAAGCTGCTGGTAGTAGTGTTGCAGGCACAAAGAGCTACAAACACGAAAAGGACAGCTTGATAAAAGAAGTGCATGAATTTTTTGCCAACTTCACCTTGTTCCTGGTCTTTATCCACTTGCTGGGCGTCGCCTTCGAAAGCTTTGTCCATCGTGAAAATCTGGTGCGGGCGATGGTGACAGGTTACAAGCCCAAGACCATCGAAAATCATTCAGATAATCTGGATAGCAGCGCGAAGCAACCAAATCCATAA